The Microtus ochrogaster isolate Prairie Vole_2 unplaced genomic scaffold, MicOch1.0 UNK27, whole genome shotgun sequence genome contains a region encoding:
- the Ttyh3 gene encoding protein tweety homolog 3 isoform X1: protein MAGVSYAAPWWVNLLHRLPHFDLRWEATSSQFRPEDADYQQALLLLGAAALACLALDLLFLLFYSFWLCCRRRKTDEHLEADCCCTAWCVIIATLVCSAGIAVGFYGNGETSDGVHRATYSLRHANRTVAGVQDRVWDTAAALNRTAEPNLQTLERQLAGRQEPLRAVHRLQSLLGTLLGYTAAIPFWRNPGISLEVLAEQVDLYDWYRWLGYLGLLLLDVIICLLVLVGLIRSSKGILVGVCLLGVLALVISWGALGLELAVSVGSSDFCIDPDTFVTKMVEEHSVLSGDILQYYLACSPRATNPFQQKLSGSHKALVEMQDVVAELLRSVPKEHPATKDPLLRVQEVLNGTEVNLQHLTALVDCRSLHLDYVQALTGFCYDGVEGLIYLALFSFVTALMFSSIVCSVPHTWQQKRGPDEDGEEDNAPGPRQAHDSLYRVHMPSLYSCGSSYGSEASIPAAAHTVSNAPVTEYMSQNANFQNPRCENTPLIGRESPPPSRYLAALDSGSHAGWQFKPMDSARTLW, encoded by the exons GCGCTACTGCTGCTGGGGGCCGCCGCCCTGGCCTGCTTGGCCCTCGACCTTCTTTTCCTGCTCTTCTATTCCTTCTGGTTATGCTGCCGGCGGCGGAAGACAGACGAACACCTAGAAGCCGACTGCTGCTGCACCGCCTGGTGCGTCATCATCGCCACGTTGGTCTGCAG CGCGGGCATCGCCGTGGGATTCTATGGCAACGGGGAGACCAGCGATGGTGTTCATCGAGCCACTTACTCGCTCCGCCATGCCAACCGCACAGTGGCAGGGGTCCAGGACCGC GTGTGGGATACCGCTGCAGCCCTGAACCGCACAGCAGAGCCCAACCTACAGACCCTGGAGCGGCAGCTGGCCGGGCGACAGGAGCCACTGAGGGCCGTGCATCGGCTGCAGAGCCTTCTGGGGACACTGTTGGGCTACACTGCTGCCATCCCCTTTTGGAGGAACCCCGGCATATCACTGGAGGTGCTGGCTGAACAGGTGGACCTCTATGACTGGTACAG GTGGCTGGGGTACCTGGGCCTGCTGTTGCTTGATGTCATcatctgcctcctggtgctggtgGGCCTCATCCGCAGCTCCAAGGGTATCTTGGTTGG GGTCTGCTTGCTGGGTGTCTTGGCCCTGGTCATCAGCTGGGGTGCACTGGGCTTGGAGCTGGCCGTGTCTGTG GGCTCCAGCGACTTCTGCATAGACCCTGACACCTTTGTGACCAAGATggtggaagagcactcagtgctgaGTGGGG ACATTTTGCAATACTACTTGGCTTGCTCGCCCCGTGCCACCAACCCCTTCCAACAG AAGCTGTCGGGAAGCCACAAAGCTCTGGTGGAAATGCAGGATGTCGTGGCCGAGCTGCTGAGGAGTGTCCCGAAGGAGCACCCAGCCACCAAG GATCCCTTGCTCCGAGTCCAGGAGGTGCTAAACGGCACGGAGGTGAATCTCCAGCACCTCACCGCCCTGGTGGACTGCCGGAGCTTGCACCTG GACTACGTGCAGGCACTGACAGGCTTCTGCTACGATGGTGTGGAGGGCCTCATCTACCTGGCCCTCTTCTCTTTCGTCACAGCCCTCATGTTCAGCTCCATCGTCTGCAGCGTTCCGCACACCTGGCAACAGAAGAG AGGCCCAGATGAGGACGGAGAAGAGGACAATGCTCCGGGGCCACGGCAGGCACACGACAGCCTTTACCGAGTGCACATGCCCAGTTTGTACAGCTGCGGTAGCAGCTACGGCAGTGAGGCCAGCATCCCAGCCGCCGCCCACACCGTCAGCAATGCACCAGTCACCGAGTACAT GAGCCAGAATGCCAATTTCCAGAATCCCCGCTGTGAGAACACCCCCCTCATTGGGCGCGAGTCCCCACCGCCCTCA CGCTACCTGGCTGCCCTGGACTCTGGCAGCCATGCAGGCTGGCAGTTTAAACCCATGGACAGCGCCCGAACACTGTGGTAG
- the Ttyh3 gene encoding protein tweety homolog 3 isoform X3, with amino-acid sequence MAGVSYAAPWWVNLLHRLPHFDLRWEATSSQFRPEDADYQQALLLLGAAALACLALDLLFLLFYSFWLCCRRRKTDEHLEADCCCTAWCVIIATLVCSAGIAVGFYGNGETSDGVHRATYSLRHANRTVAGVQDRVWDTAAALNRTAEPNLQTLERQLAGRQEPLRAVHRLQSLLGTLLGYTAAIPFWRNPGISLEVLAEQVDLYDWYRWLGYLGLLLLDVIICLLVLVGLIRSSKGILVGVCLLGVLALVISWGALGLELAVSVGSSDFCIDPDTFVTKMVEEHSVLSGDILQYYLACSPRATNPFQQKLSGSHKALVEMQDVVAELLRSVPKEHPATKDPLLRVQEVLNGTEVNLQHLTALVDCRSLHLDYVQALTGFCYDGVEGLIYLALFSFVTALMFSSIVCSVPHTWQQKRGPDEDGEEDNAPGPRQAHDSLYRVHMPSLYSCGSSYGSEASIPAAAHTVSNAPVTEYITPPA; translated from the exons GCGCTACTGCTGCTGGGGGCCGCCGCCCTGGCCTGCTTGGCCCTCGACCTTCTTTTCCTGCTCTTCTATTCCTTCTGGTTATGCTGCCGGCGGCGGAAGACAGACGAACACCTAGAAGCCGACTGCTGCTGCACCGCCTGGTGCGTCATCATCGCCACGTTGGTCTGCAG CGCGGGCATCGCCGTGGGATTCTATGGCAACGGGGAGACCAGCGATGGTGTTCATCGAGCCACTTACTCGCTCCGCCATGCCAACCGCACAGTGGCAGGGGTCCAGGACCGC GTGTGGGATACCGCTGCAGCCCTGAACCGCACAGCAGAGCCCAACCTACAGACCCTGGAGCGGCAGCTGGCCGGGCGACAGGAGCCACTGAGGGCCGTGCATCGGCTGCAGAGCCTTCTGGGGACACTGTTGGGCTACACTGCTGCCATCCCCTTTTGGAGGAACCCCGGCATATCACTGGAGGTGCTGGCTGAACAGGTGGACCTCTATGACTGGTACAG GTGGCTGGGGTACCTGGGCCTGCTGTTGCTTGATGTCATcatctgcctcctggtgctggtgGGCCTCATCCGCAGCTCCAAGGGTATCTTGGTTGG GGTCTGCTTGCTGGGTGTCTTGGCCCTGGTCATCAGCTGGGGTGCACTGGGCTTGGAGCTGGCCGTGTCTGTG GGCTCCAGCGACTTCTGCATAGACCCTGACACCTTTGTGACCAAGATggtggaagagcactcagtgctgaGTGGGG ACATTTTGCAATACTACTTGGCTTGCTCGCCCCGTGCCACCAACCCCTTCCAACAG AAGCTGTCGGGAAGCCACAAAGCTCTGGTGGAAATGCAGGATGTCGTGGCCGAGCTGCTGAGGAGTGTCCCGAAGGAGCACCCAGCCACCAAG GATCCCTTGCTCCGAGTCCAGGAGGTGCTAAACGGCACGGAGGTGAATCTCCAGCACCTCACCGCCCTGGTGGACTGCCGGAGCTTGCACCTG GACTACGTGCAGGCACTGACAGGCTTCTGCTACGATGGTGTGGAGGGCCTCATCTACCTGGCCCTCTTCTCTTTCGTCACAGCCCTCATGTTCAGCTCCATCGTCTGCAGCGTTCCGCACACCTGGCAACAGAAGAG AGGCCCAGATGAGGACGGAGAAGAGGACAATGCTCCGGGGCCACGGCAGGCACACGACAGCCTTTACCGAGTGCACATGCCCAGTTTGTACAGCTGCGGTAGCAGCTACGGCAGTGAGGCCAGCATCCCAGCCGCCGCCCACACCGTCAGCAATGCACCAGTCACCGAGTACAT